A single genomic interval of Gammaproteobacteria bacterium harbors:
- a CDS encoding lytic transglycosylase domain-containing protein, whose translation MIEARSPIHALRRQRVGLVFLCAILAKSALAGESGKSNSFGNVDDSAPLYRVFTYRQANGIPAFTDKVPASQHYEVMEFSCYACNPNSRIDWSATRLFTQEYTTPISIAAKANGIDPALIRAVIHAESGFNPNARSPKGAMGLMQLMPGTASDMGVSDPGAVQQNIQGGVKYLALLLDQYHGDVTLATAAYNAGPANVDKYRGVPPFAETQTYVKRVKLLLERYKAQG comes from the coding sequence ATGATCGAAGCCAGGTCACCGATACATGCACTCCGGCGCCAGCGCGTGGGACTCGTGTTCCTGTGCGCAATACTGGCGAAGAGCGCCCTGGCTGGCGAATCCGGGAAAAGCAACAGTTTTGGCAATGTCGACGACAGCGCCCCGCTTTACCGGGTCTTCACTTACCGGCAGGCCAACGGAATACCGGCATTCACCGACAAGGTGCCGGCCAGCCAGCATTACGAGGTCATGGAATTTTCCTGCTACGCCTGCAATCCGAATTCCAGGATCGACTGGAGCGCCACGCGCCTGTTCACGCAGGAATACACCACACCGATCAGCATCGCGGCCAAGGCAAACGGCATCGATCCGGCACTGATCCGCGCGGTGATCCACGCGGAGTCCGGATTCAATCCCAATGCCCGCTCGCCCAAGGGCGCGATGGGTCTGATGCAGTTGATGCCAGGAACCGCCAGCGACATGGGCGTCAGCGACCCCGGCGCCGTGCAACAGAATATCCAGGGCGGCGTGAAATACCTGGCACTACTGCTCGATCAATACCATGGCGATGTCACGCTCGCCACCGCCGCCTACAATGCAGGCCCCGCCAATGTCGACAAATACCGGGGGGTGCCACCGTTCGCGGAAACCCAAACCTATGTGAAGCGTGTGAAACTGCTGCTCGAGCGCTACAAGGCGCAGGGCTGA
- a CDS encoding DUF488 domain-containing protein, giving the protein MSTRIAAGNIKLKRAYEPASAQDGTRVLVDRLWPRGVGKDAAALDLWLKELAPSTGLRKWFGHDPARWAEFQVRYAQEVREHPQLLAQLRELARKGPVTLVFSARDEVHNDAVVLRQLLLGRAAPGERGEHAGPRARRGRDRAVS; this is encoded by the coding sequence GTGAGCACGCGAATCGCCGCTGGCAACATCAAACTCAAGCGTGCCTACGAGCCGGCCAGCGCGCAGGACGGCACCCGGGTGCTCGTCGATCGGCTCTGGCCGCGCGGGGTGGGCAAGGACGCCGCGGCGCTGGATCTGTGGCTGAAGGAACTGGCCCCGAGCACCGGGTTGAGGAAGTGGTTCGGTCACGATCCGGCACGCTGGGCCGAGTTTCAGGTGCGCTACGCACAAGAGGTGCGCGAACATCCGCAACTGCTGGCGCAGCTGCGTGAGCTGGCGCGCAAGGGCCCGGTCACCCTGGTCTTTTCCGCCCGCGACGAGGTACACAACGATGCCGTCGTGTTGCGCCAGCTGTTGCTGGGGCGGGCAGCACCCGGCGAGCGCGGCGAACACGCAGGGCCGCGTGCGCGAAGAGGAAGAGACAGGGCCGTTTCATGA
- the aceE gene encoding pyruvate dehydrogenase (acetyl-transferring), homodimeric type has product MPIIGFPPAQRLSIQPPIWGESRNVSGATVSDSVNQSIQPDDFDPEETHEWIESIDSVLRVHGAERAQFLLNHMVDHARRSGAYLPFRPNTAYLNTIPLWLQPEYPGDRAIERRIEAYLRWNAMAMVVQANRRSTEYGGHIATYASATTLYEVGFNHFWRAANAEGGGDLIYIQGHSSPGIYARAYLEGRLSEEQLDHFRQEVTGKGQGLSSYPHPWLMPDFWQFPTVSMGLGPMMGIYQARFMKYLEHRGLVDTSGRKVWCFLGDGEMDEPEAMGAITMPVREKLDNLIFVINCNLQRLDGPVRGSGKIIQELEAAFRGAGWAVIKVLWGSRWDPLLAEDHRGFLRRRMEEAVDGEYQNFKAEGGAYTREHFFSKYPELKAMVAHMTDDEIWRLNRGGLDAVKVYAAYARAIKQDGRPVVILAKTTKGYGLGGAGEGRMTAHQTKKLDIDDLKALRDRFHLPISDADIDKLPFYRPAPDSEEMRYLQERRKQLGGYIPARKGRIDPLIVPGLDLFKTQLEGSGDRAASTTMVFVRLLSSLLRDPVIGQYVVPIVPDEARTFGMEGLFRQIGIYSSVGQLYTPQDSEQLMYYREDKEGQILQEGINEAGAFCSWLAAATAYANHGVYMIPFYIYYSMFGFQRIGDFIWAAGDMQAKGFLLGATAGRTTLAGEGLQHQDGHSHLAASTIPNCVAYDPAYGYELAVIIQDGMRRMYEEQERVFYYITVMNENYPQPALPEGVGEGILRGMYRLRSGARKKLQVQLMGSGTILREVIAAAEMLEKDFQVSSDVWSVTSFSELRRDGIDCERWNMLHPAETPRQSFVAGNLAMTAGPCIAATDYMRIVADQIRPWIPGRYVVLGTDGFGRSDCRSALRDFFEVDSSYIVIAALKALADEGSIDTATVVKAIATLGIDPAKPNPVTV; this is encoded by the coding sequence ATGCCCATCATCGGTTTTCCACCAGCTCAGCGATTGTCCATTCAGCCCCCAATATGGGGCGAGTCGCGCAACGTCAGCGGAGCCACCGTGTCGGATTCAGTCAACCAGAGTATCCAGCCCGATGATTTCGATCCAGAGGAGACTCATGAATGGATCGAGTCGATTGATTCCGTGCTGCGTGTACATGGCGCGGAGCGTGCGCAGTTCCTCCTCAACCACATGGTCGATCACGCACGGCGCTCCGGTGCCTATCTGCCGTTTCGTCCCAATACCGCCTACCTGAACACGATTCCGCTCTGGCTGCAGCCCGAGTATCCCGGTGATCGCGCCATCGAGCGGCGGATCGAGGCCTATCTGCGCTGGAATGCGATGGCCATGGTTGTGCAGGCCAATCGACGGAGCACCGAATATGGTGGCCACATTGCAACCTATGCCTCGGCAACCACCCTGTATGAGGTTGGTTTCAATCACTTCTGGCGGGCGGCCAATGCCGAGGGTGGTGGTGACCTGATCTACATACAGGGCCATTCTTCACCCGGAATCTATGCCCGTGCCTATCTCGAAGGCCGGCTGAGCGAAGAGCAGCTCGACCATTTCCGACAGGAAGTTACCGGCAAGGGCCAGGGGCTTTCTTCCTATCCACATCCCTGGCTGATGCCGGACTTCTGGCAGTTCCCGACCGTGTCGATGGGTCTGGGCCCGATGATGGGCATCTATCAGGCCCGCTTCATGAAGTATCTGGAGCATCGCGGCCTGGTCGATACCAGTGGACGCAAGGTGTGGTGTTTTCTCGGCGATGGCGAGATGGACGAGCCCGAGGCGATGGGCGCGATCACGATGCCGGTACGCGAGAAACTCGACAACCTGATCTTCGTGATCAACTGCAACCTGCAGCGTCTCGATGGTCCGGTGCGGGGTAGCGGCAAGATCATCCAGGAACTCGAAGCAGCGTTTCGCGGTGCCGGCTGGGCGGTCATCAAGGTGCTGTGGGGCTCGCGCTGGGATCCGCTGCTGGCGGAAGACCATCGCGGCTTTTTGCGTCGACGCATGGAAGAAGCCGTGGACGGCGAATACCAGAATTTCAAGGCGGAGGGCGGCGCCTATACGCGCGAGCACTTTTTCAGCAAATATCCCGAGTTGAAGGCCATGGTTGCCCACATGACGGATGACGAGATCTGGCGCCTCAATCGCGGCGGTCTCGATGCGGTCAAGGTGTATGCCGCTTATGCGCGCGCCATCAAGCAGGACGGTCGCCCGGTGGTGATTCTGGCGAAGACCACCAAGGGCTATGGTCTGGGTGGGGCGGGCGAAGGACGCATGACGGCGCACCAGACCAAGAAACTCGACATCGATGACCTGAAGGCGCTGCGCGACCGTTTCCATCTCCCGATTTCGGACGCCGATATCGACAAGCTTCCGTTCTACCGGCCGGCACCGGACAGCGAGGAGATGCGCTATCTGCAGGAGCGTCGCAAACAGCTCGGTGGCTATATCCCGGCGCGCAAGGGCAGGATCGATCCGCTCATCGTGCCCGGGCTCGATCTGTTCAAGACCCAGCTCGAAGGCAGTGGGGACCGCGCCGCATCGACCACAATGGTCTTCGTCCGCCTGCTCAGCAGCCTGTTGCGCGATCCGGTCATCGGCCAGTATGTCGTGCCGATCGTACCCGACGAAGCACGTACCTTCGGCATGGAAGGCCTGTTCCGGCAGATCGGCATCTATTCCTCGGTAGGGCAACTCTATACGCCGCAGGATTCCGAGCAGCTCATGTACTACCGCGAAGACAAGGAGGGACAGATCCTTCAGGAGGGCATCAACGAAGCCGGTGCCTTCTGCTCGTGGCTCGCGGCGGCAACGGCCTATGCGAATCATGGCGTGTACATGATTCCGTTCTACATCTACTATTCGATGTTCGGTTTCCAGCGCATCGGCGATTTCATCTGGGCGGCGGGCGACATGCAGGCCAAGGGCTTCCTGCTTGGCGCGACCGCAGGGCGCACCACGCTCGCCGGTGAAGGTCTGCAGCACCAGGACGGGCACAGCCATCTGGCCGCATCCACTATCCCCAACTGTGTGGCGTACGATCCGGCTTACGGCTACGAGCTCGCGGTGATCATCCAGGATGGCATGAGGCGGATGTACGAGGAGCAGGAGCGAGTCTTCTACTACATCACCGTCATGAACGAAAACTACCCGCAGCCTGCGCTGCCCGAGGGCGTTGGGGAAGGCATCCTGCGCGGCATGTACCGGCTGCGCAGTGGAGCCCGGAAAAAGCTCCAGGTGCAGTTGATGGGTTCCGGCACCATCCTGCGGGAGGTGATCGCCGCAGCCGAGATGCTCGAGAAAGACTTCCAGGTGTCCTCCGATGTCTGGAGCGTGACCAGTTTCAGTGAATTGCGGCGCGATGGAATCGATTGCGAGCGCTGGAACATGCTGCATCCCGCAGAGACTCCGCGGCAGTCCTTTGTAGCAGGCAATCTGGCCATGACGGCTGGACCCTGCATAGCGGCCACCGATTATATGCGCATCGTTGCCGACCAGATCCGGCCGTGGATTCCCGGTCGCTATGTGGTGCTCGGTACGGACGGCTTTGGCCGCAGTGATTGCCGGTCGGCGCTGCGCGACTTCTTCGAGGTGGATTCCAGTTATATCGTGATCGCTGCGCTCAAGGCGCTTGCCGACGAAGGCAGTATCGATACGGCCACAGTCGTGAAAGCGATTGCGACGCTCGGCATCGATCCGGCCAAACCGAATCCTGTGACTGTCTGA
- the lpdA gene encoding dihydrolipoyl dehydrogenase, which produces MAVIEVKVPDLGDVKDVEIIEVHVAVGDTVKAEGTLITIETDKAVMEVPSSAAGVVKELLVHQGDRVSERQLILRLEGEAAVPASAPASTPPTPPSAPSGSSMNPAPAAPTPRAEEIPDSVATYSGPVDLEADLLVLGAGPGGYPAAFRAADLGLEVTLVERWATLGGVCLNVGCIPSKALLHAAKVIDDVEGMADCGLRFAEPEIDLAALRAWKERIVHKLTDGLATLAKQRNVDIVRGTGSFLSPHHLEVIDGEQRTVIAFRQCIIAAGSECVRLPGFPEDPRIIDSTGALDLRSVPTTMLVVGGGIIGLEMASVYSALGTKISVVELTDSLMPGCDPDLVRPLQRRIAKRYAQIMTGTKVTRIVPVAEGLQVSFEGRTSATETYDQVLMAVGRTPNGKRLSAERAGIVVDQRGFIPVDKQMRTNLPHIFAVGDIVGQPMLAHKANHEGRVAAEVAAGHKAAFDARVIPSVAYTDPEIAWAGMTETEAKAAGIDYGKGQFPWAASGRALGFNRDEGMTKLLFDTKTRRVIGAGIVGPHAGDLISEVALAIEMGCDAADIGLTIHPHPTLSETVAFAAEAFEGTLVDLYLPKKK; this is translated from the coding sequence ATGGCAGTGATCGAGGTCAAGGTTCCCGATCTCGGCGACGTCAAGGACGTCGAGATCATCGAGGTGCATGTTGCAGTCGGCGACACCGTCAAGGCGGAAGGCACGCTGATCACCATCGAAACCGACAAGGCCGTGATGGAAGTGCCATCGAGTGCCGCTGGCGTTGTCAAGGAACTGCTGGTGCACCAGGGCGACCGGGTCTCGGAACGGCAACTGATCCTCAGGCTGGAAGGCGAGGCGGCCGTGCCAGCCAGCGCGCCGGCCAGCACCCCGCCGACTCCTCCTTCCGCTCCCTCCGGCAGCAGCATGAACCCGGCGCCCGCCGCGCCAACACCCCGCGCAGAGGAGATACCGGATAGCGTTGCGACTTACAGTGGCCCGGTCGATCTCGAAGCCGACCTGCTGGTACTTGGTGCCGGTCCGGGTGGTTACCCGGCCGCGTTCCGTGCCGCCGATCTCGGCCTCGAAGTCACGCTGGTCGAACGCTGGGCCACGCTCGGCGGCGTCTGCCTGAACGTCGGCTGTATCCCGTCAAAGGCGCTGCTGCATGCAGCAAAAGTCATCGACGACGTCGAAGGCATGGCCGACTGTGGGCTGCGCTTTGCGGAGCCGGAGATCGACCTGGCCGCGCTGCGCGCCTGGAAGGAACGCATCGTCCACAAACTCACCGACGGGCTGGCGACGCTGGCCAAACAGCGCAACGTCGATATCGTGCGCGGTACCGGCAGCTTCCTGTCGCCGCACCATCTGGAAGTCATCGATGGCGAGCAGCGCACGGTCATCGCCTTCCGCCAGTGCATCATCGCGGCGGGTTCCGAGTGCGTGCGTCTGCCGGGATTCCCGGAGGATCCGCGCATCATCGATTCCACCGGTGCGCTGGACCTGCGCAGCGTACCGACGACCATGCTGGTTGTCGGTGGCGGGATAATCGGGCTGGAAATGGCGAGCGTCTACAGCGCACTCGGTACAAAAATATCGGTGGTCGAGCTCACCGACAGCCTCATGCCCGGCTGTGATCCGGATCTGGTGCGCCCGCTGCAGCGGCGTATCGCCAAGCGTTATGCACAGATCATGACCGGCACGAAGGTCACCAGGATCGTGCCGGTAGCCGAAGGGCTGCAGGTCAGCTTTGAAGGCAGGACATCAGCGACTGAAACCTATGATCAGGTATTGATGGCGGTGGGCCGTACGCCGAACGGCAAGCGCCTGTCAGCGGAAAGGGCCGGGATCGTGGTGGATCAGCGCGGCTTCATACCGGTCGACAAGCAGATGCGGACCAATCTGCCGCATATCTTCGCGGTCGGTGATATCGTCGGCCAGCCGATGCTGGCGCACAAGGCCAATCACGAGGGCCGGGTGGCAGCTGAAGTGGCTGCGGGCCACAAGGCCGCGTTCGATGCGCGGGTCATCCCCTCGGTAGCCTATACCGATCCGGAAATCGCCTGGGCGGGCATGACGGAAACCGAAGCGAAGGCCGCGGGTATCGACTATGGCAAGGGCCAGTTTCCCTGGGCTGCCAGCGGCCGGGCGCTTGGCTTCAATCGCGATGAGGGTATGACCAAGCTGCTGTTCGACACCAAGACGCGCCGGGTGATCGGTGCCGGCATCGTCGGTCCGCATGCCGGGGACCTCATTTCCGAAGTCGCGCTGGCTATCGAGATGGGCTGTGATGCCGCCGATATCGGGCTCACCATCCATCCGCACCCGACGCTGTCGGAAACCGTTGCCTTCGCGGCAGAGGCCTTCGAAGGTACGCTGGTCGATCTGTATCTGCCGAAGAAGAAGTAA
- a CDS encoding carboxymuconolactone decarboxylase family protein, whose product MDKHIYPEASRELYQQRQQLAPAAAAAFKAFGEAVFADGALPGKTKELIAIAVAHVTQCPYCIRGHTASALRKGATQQEVMEAIWVAAEMRAGAAYAHSNLALDTMNQVAAKQPGAQPA is encoded by the coding sequence ATGGACAAGCACATATACCCCGAAGCATCGAGAGAGCTGTATCAACAGCGCCAGCAGCTAGCGCCTGCTGCGGCGGCGGCATTCAAGGCTTTCGGCGAAGCCGTTTTCGCCGATGGCGCACTGCCTGGCAAGACGAAGGAATTGATCGCCATCGCGGTCGCTCATGTCACCCAATGTCCGTATTGCATTCGCGGCCATACCGCGAGCGCCTTGCGCAAGGGTGCGACGCAGCAGGAAGTGATGGAGGCAATCTGGGTCGCCGCCGAAATGCGTGCGGGCGCGGCTTATGCTCACTCCAACCTCGCACTCGACACGATGAATCAGGTGGCGGCCAAACAACCGGGCGCTCAGCCGGCCTGA
- a CDS encoding 2-oxo acid dehydrogenase subunit E2 — translation MARREIRVPDLGDFKSVEIVELVVKPGDQVRAEQTLIVLETDKAAMEVPSPVAGTLLELKVAQGDRVSTGDLIAFLEADETAAEAPAEKAAAPAAVQTEAPAVPPPARPAPERPASAPVLPPIDEPGFARAHASPSVRKFARELGVDLGQVKGSGQKGRALLDDVKLFVKSVLSGAISTGPTLAKVPVVDFAKFGPVEVRPLSRVRKISGPRLQAAWLNIPHVTQQDEADITALEELRKALKKKATAAGVKLTPLAFFIRAAVLALKEFPDCNSSLTEDGSGLVHKKYWHIGFAADTPQGLVVPVIRDADQKDLFTIARELGTQSEKARNGKLAANEMQGATFTISSLGGIGGTHFSPIINAPEVAILGVGRASVKPVWANDRVVPRLLLPLSLAYDHRVIDGATGARFSTFLVGLLGDVGRLLVD, via the coding sequence ATGGCACGACGTGAGATCAGAGTCCCGGATCTCGGCGACTTCAAGAGCGTCGAGATCGTAGAACTCGTGGTCAAACCGGGCGATCAGGTGCGTGCCGAGCAGACGCTGATCGTGCTGGAGACCGACAAGGCCGCAATGGAAGTTCCGTCGCCGGTTGCCGGTACGCTCCTCGAGTTGAAAGTTGCCCAGGGTGACCGTGTGTCCACCGGTGACCTGATCGCGTTTCTGGAGGCGGACGAGACCGCAGCCGAGGCGCCGGCGGAGAAAGCCGCGGCCCCCGCTGCCGTGCAGACGGAAGCGCCCGCAGTGCCGCCGCCAGCGCGTCCTGCGCCGGAGCGGCCGGCATCCGCACCGGTCTTGCCGCCGATCGATGAGCCCGGTTTCGCACGTGCCCATGCCAGTCCTTCGGTACGCAAATTTGCCCGCGAACTCGGCGTCGATCTCGGTCAGGTCAAAGGCTCCGGGCAGAAGGGGCGGGCGCTGCTCGACGACGTCAAGCTGTTCGTGAAGTCGGTGCTGAGCGGTGCGATCAGCACGGGCCCGACGCTGGCGAAGGTTCCGGTGGTGGACTTTGCGAAGTTTGGCCCGGTCGAAGTCAGGCCGCTGTCACGGGTACGCAAGATCTCCGGTCCACGGCTGCAGGCGGCATGGCTCAACATTCCGCATGTCACGCAGCAGGATGAAGCCGACATCACCGCACTCGAGGAGTTGCGCAAGGCGCTCAAGAAAAAGGCCACGGCGGCGGGTGTCAAGCTCACACCGCTGGCCTTCTTCATCCGTGCAGCCGTACTGGCGCTGAAGGAATTTCCGGACTGCAATAGTTCGCTGACCGAAGACGGCAGCGGCCTGGTGCACAAGAAATACTGGCACATCGGCTTTGCCGCGGATACGCCGCAGGGTCTGGTGGTGCCGGTGATCCGCGATGCCGACCAGAAAGACCTCTTCACCATCGCGCGCGAGCTTGGCACACAGAGTGAAAAGGCACGTAACGGCAAGCTCGCGGCGAACGAGATGCAGGGCGCTACCTTCACGATATCAAGCCTGGGCGGTATCGGCGGTACGCACTTCAGTCCGATCATCAATGCGCCGGAGGTGGCGATCCTCGGCGTCGGGCGTGCGAGCGTCAAACCGGTCTGGGCGAATGACAGGGTCGTGCCGCGTCTGCTGTTGCCGCTGTCGCTGGCCTACGATCATCGTGTCATCGACGGCGCGACGGGTGCCCGTTTCTCGACCTTCCTCGTCGGTCTGCTGGGCGACGTGGGTCGCCTGCTGGTGGATTGA
- the acnA gene encoding aconitate hydratase AcnA: MNTLDSIATLKTTSGSARYMSLDRLAAQTGADVARLPHTVKILLENIARRAGGRDVSQADVESLARWPNGGAASLAFMPARVLMQDFTGVPAVVDLAAMRSAVARAGGDPKRVNPFVPVDLVIDHSVQVDRFGNNDAYAINLEWEYKRNRERYALLNWAQQAFEGFRVVPPGMGICHQVNLEHLGHVVIERDGWLFPDTLVGTDSHTPMINGLGVLGWGVGGIEAEAAMLGQPMFLPKPVVVGVRTRGQLPPGTTATDLVLTLTQMLRAHGVVGKFVEFFGPGLSSLSIADRATLSNMSPEGGATATLFPVDANTLKYLQLTGRGASVERVERYTREQGLFRTDDDAEPDFSEVLDLDLSRIEPSMAGPKRPQDRVTLAGVAQSFKSGISGAAAAPIPKLISRLDNESDTEAANVLQAPPERLREPDAATALTHGSVVIAAITSCTNTSNPSVMIAAGLLAKKAVEAGLRSRPWVKTSLAPGSRVVTDYLNKAGLMPYLEQLGFNLVGYGCTTCIGNSGPLPEEVARTVTDNDLAVAAVLSGNRNYEGRIHAQVKASYLASPPLVVACALTGTVLCDLSKDPLGQDQNGKPVFLKDVWPSAAEVEALVASSVASEQFDAEYGRIFEGDDKWKSMPAPTGTLFEWAADSTYVREPPFFIDFAGEPAALADIEDARALAVLGDSITTDHISPAGAIGADSPAGKYLVEHGVQRAGFNSYGSRRGNHEIMMRGTFANIRLHNEMVPGTEGPWTVHVPSGEKMSIYDAAMRYQNEGTPLVVIAGREYGSGSSRDWAAKGSALLGIKAIIAGSYERIHRSNLVCMGVVPLQFKDGYSAKSLALNGSETFTITGLAEGIEPGQVARVAVTRQDGTQTTFDAIVRIDAPAEVEYFRHGGILQMVLRQLLTT, encoded by the coding sequence ATGAATACGCTCGACAGCATCGCAACACTGAAAACGACGTCGGGAAGTGCTCGCTACATGAGCCTTGACCGGCTGGCCGCGCAGACCGGCGCCGACGTCGCACGCTTGCCGCACACGGTCAAGATCCTGCTCGAGAACATCGCGCGCCGCGCCGGCGGTCGTGACGTGTCGCAGGCCGACGTCGAATCTCTGGCGCGCTGGCCGAATGGTGGCGCTGCGTCGCTCGCGTTCATGCCGGCGCGGGTGCTGATGCAGGACTTCACCGGTGTGCCGGCCGTGGTCGACCTGGCCGCAATGCGCAGCGCGGTGGCTCGCGCTGGCGGCGACCCGAAGCGCGTCAACCCGTTCGTCCCGGTCGACCTCGTGATCGACCACTCGGTGCAGGTCGATCGTTTCGGCAACAACGATGCCTACGCCATCAACCTCGAATGGGAATACAAGCGCAACCGCGAACGCTATGCGCTGCTCAACTGGGCGCAGCAGGCCTTCGAGGGTTTTCGCGTGGTGCCACCCGGCATGGGCATCTGCCATCAGGTCAACCTCGAACACCTCGGCCATGTCGTCATCGAGCGCGACGGCTGGCTCTTTCCCGACACGCTCGTCGGCACCGATTCGCACACGCCGATGATCAATGGTCTCGGCGTGCTGGGCTGGGGAGTCGGCGGCATCGAGGCCGAAGCGGCAATGCTCGGCCAGCCGATGTTCCTGCCCAAGCCCGTCGTGGTGGGCGTGCGCACACGCGGGCAACTGCCACCGGGCACCACCGCGACCGACCTCGTGCTGACCTTGACGCAGATGCTCAGGGCGCACGGTGTCGTCGGCAAGTTCGTCGAGTTCTTCGGCCCGGGTTTGAGCAGCCTCTCCATTGCCGACCGCGCGACCTTGTCGAACATGTCGCCCGAGGGCGGCGCCACAGCGACGCTGTTCCCGGTCGATGCCAACACCCTGAAGTACCTGCAACTGACCGGGCGCGGCGCAAGCGTCGAGCGGGTCGAGCGCTACACCCGCGAACAAGGCCTGTTCCGGACCGACGACGACGCCGAACCGGACTTCAGCGAGGTACTCGACCTGGATCTGAGCAGGATCGAACCGAGCATGGCCGGCCCGAAACGGCCGCAGGACCGTGTCACGCTGGCCGGTGTCGCACAGTCGTTCAAGTCCGGCATCAGCGGCGCCGCAGCCGCACCAATTCCCAAACTCATTTCCCGACTCGACAACGAAAGCGACACCGAAGCGGCCAATGTTCTGCAAGCACCACCGGAGCGATTGCGCGAGCCTGACGCCGCCACGGCGCTGACCCATGGCTCCGTGGTCATCGCCGCGATCACCAGCTGTACCAACACCTCGAACCCTTCGGTGATGATCGCCGCGGGTTTGCTGGCGAAAAAGGCGGTCGAAGCCGGCCTGCGATCGCGGCCGTGGGTGAAGACCTCGCTGGCGCCGGGTTCGCGCGTCGTCACTGACTATCTGAACAAGGCCGGTCTGATGCCGTATCTGGAACAGCTGGGCTTCAACCTGGTGGGTTACGGCTGCACCACCTGTATCGGCAATTCCGGCCCTTTGCCGGAAGAAGTGGCCAGGACTGTCACCGACAACGACTTGGCAGTGGCCGCGGTGCTGTCGGGTAATCGCAACTATGAGGGCCGCATCCACGCCCAGGTGAAAGCCAGTTATCTGGCCTCACCGCCGCTGGTGGTCGCCTGCGCGCTCACCGGCACGGTACTGTGCGACTTGTCCAAAGACCCTTTGGGCCAGGACCAGAACGGCAAACCGGTGTTCCTGAAGGATGTCTGGCCGAGCGCCGCGGAAGTCGAAGCGCTGGTTGCCTCATCGGTGGCCTCGGAACAGTTCGATGCGGAATACGGTCGTATTTTCGAGGGCGACGACAAGTGGAAGAGCATGCCGGCGCCTACCGGCACCCTGTTCGAGTGGGCGGCGGATTCGACCTATGTCCGCGAGCCGCCATTCTTCATCGATTTTGCAGGCGAACCGGCAGCGCTGGCCGATATCGAAGACGCCCGGGCGCTGGCCGTGCTGGGCGACTCGATCACCACTGATCACATCTCGCCGGCCGGTGCGATCGGCGCCGATTCACCCGCCGGCAAGTACCTGGTCGAGCATGGCGTGCAGCGTGCCGGGTTCAACAGTTACGGCTCGCGGCGCGGTAACCACGAAATCATGATGCGCGGCACGTTTGCCAACATTCGCCTGCACAACGAGATGGTTCCCGGCACCGAAGGGCCGTGGACGGTGCATGTGCCCAGCGGCGAGAAGATGAGCATCTACGACGCCGCGATGCGCTACCAGAACGAGGGCACGCCGCTGGTGGTGATTGCCGGGCGCGAATACGGCTCGGGCAGTTCGCGCGACTGGGCCGCCAAGGGCTCGGCACTGCTGGGCATCAAGGCGATCATCGCCGGGAGCTACGAACGCATTCACCGCAGCAACCTGGTGTGCATGGGCGTGGTGCCGTTGCAATTCAAGGATGGCTACTCGGCGAAGTCGCTGGCGTTGAACGGCAGCGAGACGTTCACGATCACCGGCCTCGCTGAGGGTATCGAGCCGGGGCAGGTCGCCAGGGTAGCCGTCACCCGGCAAGACGGGACACAGACAACATTCGATGCAATCGTCAGGATCGATGCCCCGGCCGAGGTGGAGTACTTCCGCCATGGCGGTATCCTGCAGATGGTGCTGCGCCAACTGCTGACGACCTGA